The Elaeis guineensis isolate ETL-2024a chromosome 13, EG11, whole genome shotgun sequence genome includes a region encoding these proteins:
- the LOC105056773 gene encoding LOW QUALITY PROTEIN: 14-3-3-like protein B (The sequence of the model RefSeq protein was modified relative to this genomic sequence to represent the inferred CDS: inserted 1 base in 1 codon), with translation MAAVTTREEYVYMAKLAEQAERYEEMVEFMEKVTATLPEGTELTVEERNLLSVAYKNVIGARRASWRIVSSIEQKEESRGNQDHVAAIRDYRGRIEAELTNICNGILKLLDSXLVPSAAAADSKVFYLKMKGDYHRYLAEFKIGSDRKDAAENTLNAYKAAQDIALAELAPTHPIRLGLALNFSVFYYEILNSPDRACSLAKQAFDEAIAELDTLGEESYKDSTLIMQLLRDNLTLWTSDMQDDGADEIKETTKREDEQSS, from the exons ATGGCGGCGGTGACGACGAGGGAGGAGTACGTGTACATGGCGAAGTTGGCGGAGCAGGCGGAGCGGTACGAGGAGATGGTGGAGTTCATGGAGAAGGTCACGGCGACATTGCCGGAGGGTACGGAGCTCACGGTGGAGGAGCGCAACCTCCTCTCCGTTGCCTACAAGAACGTCATCGGCGCCCGCCGGGCCTCGTGGCGGATTGTCTCGTCCATCGAGCAGAAGGAGGAGAGTCGCGGCAACCAGGACCACGTCGCCGCCATCCGCGACTACCGCGGCCGGATCGAGGCTGAGCTCACCAACATCTGCAACGGAATCCTCAAGCTTTTGGATT GCCTCGtcccctccgccgccgccgccgactCCAAGGTCTTCTACCTCAAGATGAAGGGCGACTACCACCGCTACCTCGCCGAGTTCAAGATCGGATCTGACCGCAAGGACGCTGCCGAAAATACCCTCAACGCCTACAAGGCTGCCCAG GATATAGCGTTGGCGGAGTTGGCACCCACGCATCCAATCCGGCTGGGGCTGGCGCTCAACTTCTCGGTGTTCTACTACGAGATCTTGAATTCTCCTGACAGGGCTTGTTCTCTTGCCAAGCAG GCTTTTGATGAAGCAATTGCTGAGCTGGATACTCTTGGAGAGGAATCTTACAAGGATAGCACACTGATCATGCAGCTTCTCCGTGACAACCTTACCTTGTGGACTTCAGATATGCAG GATGATGGGGCAGATGAGATCAAGGAGACAACCAAACGTGAGGACGAGCAGAGTAGCTAA